The genomic window AAAAGAAAAGGACATCCTCTTTATTTAAAAAAGGAAATTTTTCATTTTTATTAGTATTTACAATTTTACCCGCGTTTATTGGCTCTCCTAAACTACTATCATTATTTATTGAAACATAATAAATATCCGATCCTCCAAAGCCTCCAGGCATATCCGAAGCGAAATATAATTTTGATTCATCACTATTTAAAGCAGGATGTCCAGTAGAGTAGGAGCTACTATTAATAGAAAGATCTTCTATGTTTTTCCATTTACCATCGATTAATGTTGCGCGATAGATTTTTAAATTAGTAATGCCTTCATCATTTTTTCCTAAAACATTTTTATTAAAATCGTTTCTAGAGAAATAAATAGTTTTTCCATCTTTCGTTATAGTAATTGGTCCATCATGAAAAACAGAGTTAATGTTACCTTTTAATTTTGATTTGTAATCAATTAAACTGTCATTCGCATTTTTTTCAGTTACATAAATATCTAAAAACGGTTCTTCATTCCAACCATATCTATGTTTTGTTAATACTCCTTCATCTCTAGCTGAAGTAAAATAAATATTACCATCGTGTTCTATAGCGCCAAAATCACTAAATTTTGAATTAAATTTTACATCTGTTAAAAAATATTGTTGTTTGGCGTTTAGTACAGATTTTAAGAAATCTTTATCATTGGTTAACTGGGCCTCATTAATAATTCCACCTTCATTTTTATATCGCTTCATCAAATTGCGATAACCTTTATAATCTTTTACACCACGTAATGCTTGTGCATAATTATAGTAATATTCAATTGGAATATTTTCTTGTTCTACGGCTTTTTGATAATATACAACTGCACTATCTGGGTTTCGCATAAAAGCATAACTATCGGCTAATTGTCTGGTAGCGTAATCGGCGTTAAAATCTTTATGGATTAGCTTAGTATATACCTCTTTTGCATCAGCAAAGGCAAATGAGTTGAATAATTTATCTGCTTTTTTTTGCATGCCATACTGTGCGAACACAGTAATGGAAACAAGCAAGAGAATACTTGTTAAGTAGCAATTTTTTAATTTCATGGGTCTTTATTTAATTAAAAAAATATAAGTAGGTTTTATGTTAGGTAAAACACACATTATTATATGTATATATTATTCCATTTTTATTACTATAAATTGTGTACGCCTGTTTAACTGATGATCTTTTTCTTCACATTTTTGTCCATCTTCACAACCATTGGTTAATCTGCGTTCTCCAAACCCTTGGTGCTCTGTAATTCTTTCTGCTTTTACACCATTAGAAACTAGATATTCGTAGGTGGAATTGGCCCTATCAATAGATAGTTTATCGTTGTAAGATAGAAGTCCTCGAGAATCTGTATGCGACTCAATTCGTATTACCATTTCCGGATACACGTTTAACATTAGATCTACAATTTTATCCAATTCTAAAGCGGCATCAGGACGAATATAATGCTTGTCGAAGTCGAAATAAATAGTATTTAATTCCGCAAGCTTAATTACATTTGGTACTGGATTTAAAAGTAAATTGGCTGTAATTGATGTTAACTCAGTTTGTATATGTTTTGACGTAAATGTTCTATAGTCATCAATATATTTTTTTTGACTTGCGATAATTTTATAATCTTGATTTCTATCGATATTGATTTGATAGAAACCATTTTCATCAGTTGTCATGTATGCTATCTTTTCTCCTTTAGAGTTCAGAAGTTGAATTACCGAATTAGGAATTGGCTTGGAGTTAATAGCATCGGTTACAACACCTTCTACTTGCAACACAGGTTTTCTATGATACGCATAAATATCATCGTCACCACGTCCTCCTGTTCGATTTGAAGCAAAATAACCTGTGATACCATTAGGATTCATACTAAATGAAAAATCATCTTTATTTGAATTTATTGGAACTCCTAAATTTATTACATCTACAACTTCATCAGCTTTTTCATCTTCACCTTTAATAGTTGCAAAAATATCTAGTAAGCCAAGGCCTACGTGTCCAGCAGAGGAGAAGAATAAGGTGCCTTCATTATTTATGTACGGAAAACCATCGGCTTCTTCTGTATTGATTATAGAACCAACATTAACCGGTTCAGCTAAAGTACCATCGGTATTAATATCTACCACATAAATATCCGATCCACCATGACCTCCTGGTCTATCGGATGCAAAATATAACTTGTTGTCGTCTTTATTTAAAGCGGGATGCTGTGTTGAAAAATCGTCACTATTAATGGATAAATCTTCAACATCTGTCCAAACACTGTCGCGTAATGTGGCCCTAAATATTTTCATATTGGTTAAACCCTTAGCATCTTTTACTTCAACTTGGTCTTTATAGTTGTTTCTAGAAAAATACATGGTTTGGCCATTTTTGGTTATAACGGCTGGCCCATCATGATAAATAGAATTTACATCGCCTTTAAGCTTTGCTGTGTGGTTTACATTTCTTCTTGTGCCTGCTTTAGCAACGTAGATATCTAGAAAGGGCTGTTCATTCCAACCATATAATCTTTTAACAGCTACACCTTCATCTCTTGAAGAGGCAAAGTATACTTGTCCATCTTGTTCAAAAGCACCAAAATCACTATACTTAGAGTTAAACCTTACTTTATCTAGGAAATATTGTTGTTTTGAATTAAAGACACTTGTAATAAAATTTAAGTCTTTTGAGAAATCGTTAGAATTAACAACACCACCAGAATCTTTAAAGGTTTGTAACCATTTTCTAGATTCGTCATATTTTTTCATTCCTCTTAAAGATTGTGCGTATTTATAGTAATACTCAACAGGCACATTATCTTGTTTTACCACACTTTTATAATATCTAGATGCATTTCTAGGATCGCGTAATAAGGCATAACAATCTGCTAATTGCCTAGTTGCATAATCTCTATTATAATCTTTTTGAATAAGTTCGCGATAAACATTAGCAGCTTTTACGAACGAAAATTTATTAAAAAGGGTATCCGCTCTTTTTTGTTTTCCTTGTTGAGCAAAAGCATTAATACTTAATATTAAGGCGATACAAACCAATATGTAATTTTTTAGTTTCATATATAAGGTTTTATTTCTTTTTGTTAGTTAAGCCTATTTAAATTAGTTATTTGATAATGCTGCAATAATATGATTTCTAGAAGTATCTAGGAGATTTTAATTTTGAACTCAAGAATTTGAATTCATAAATTAATAACACCTCATGAGTTCCGGTAGTATAATCGGCAATTTCTGAAATTGGTTTTTCGTAAGCATACCCTAAACGCAATTGTCTCGATATTTGAAAATCAACAATACCACCAATAGCGGCTGTTTGTTCGTTTATTCTATATGATCCACCAAGCCATACTTTTTCTTTATAAAGAAAATTAGCAGTTAAGTCATATGAAACAGGAGCACCGTTTGTTGCTTTTATTAAAGCAGCTGGTTTAAATTTAAAATCTTGACTGATATCTAATACTCCACCAACTGTAAAGTAATAACTGACTCTTTCAAGGGCTTCGAAATCGTTTTTATTATTAATATCGTTGTTCAATATTCTTGGTGCAGATAAACCAGCATATATACGATCTGTACTCCAGTAAACACCTGCACCAATATTTGGTGTCCATCTATCTTCAGATCCAAAAATTAATGGATCCGTTAGATTAGAGGTTTCCAATCTGAAATCAGTATCAAAACTAAATTGTGTAAAACCTCCTTTTAAACCGAATGCTAGCTTCCCGTTTTTTCCTGTTGGAATAGAGTAGGAGAAATCTGCATACAAATATGAGAAGTTCTGAGGCCCTAAATCATCTTCAATAAAAGATAAGCCCACACCAATACGATCGTTTCTTAACGGTGTATGTATCGATAATGTTTGTGTAATTGGGCCGCCTTTAAAACCAACCCATTGGCTTCTGTGCAATCCAACAATGCTTAATGCTTCTCGGCTACCAGCATATGCCGGGTTAATTGAGATTGTATTGTACATGTACTGCGTAAATTGAGGTAATTGTTGCGCAAATCCAACCGTACAAGTAAACAATGCAAGAGCAATTATGTTTTGTTTTAAAAATTTCATAGGTTAATTTTTTATTTGGTTCCTAAATATACAGGGCCAGTTAAAGGTTGCAATCCACTATCTTTTAATTGAATAATATAATAATATGTTCCATTAGGTAATTTACCGTTGTTTCCAATGGCAGATTTAGGAGAATACCCATCCCAATCTCCCTGACTACCAGAGGTAGACATGCTACCTAAAGTATAATTTGAAGATTCGTAAACTAGTGCTCCCCAACGGTTAAATAATTTTACGTTGGCAACAAAGCCGCATAAATCAATTCCTGAAATATCAAATGTATCGTTTATACCATCACCATTTGGGGTGATTGCTGTAGAAATACTTATATCATTTTCTCCACATGGTAATACATCACAATCGGCATGAATATTCATGGTGATTTCGGTAATGCTTATACAGCCGTCATTTGTAGTTGAATATCTGAATACATAATCAATACCTCCATCGTTTGGTAAAAAATCAGCACTAAGTTCAAGTCCTGTTGGATCAAATAGGTTATTAGATAAGGTTGCTTTTAAATCGCCTTCTAGCATTTCCCAAGTGCCATCTGTATCTAAAGTTTCATCAATAAATTCATTTAAATCCACAACACCTTCTTTATAACACCAATCTGGTGCTACTATATCTGTATAAATCTCGTCTAAAGCAACGTTTAAAGTTTGTGTGTAAGTTTCCGTATTATCACAAGCATCACTAACTTTCCAAAATCTTACTATTTGATAATCTGCTAAAATTGTTTTATCAAATGAATTTGTTTCGCTGTATTCTATAGTAATATCAGCTGAACAATTATCAGTAAACTCAACAGTTGGAGCATCTGGAATAT from Algibacter sp. L1A34 includes these protein-coding regions:
- a CDS encoding OmpA family protein, which gives rise to MKLKNYILVCIALILSINAFAQQGKQKRADTLFNKFSFVKAANVYRELIQKDYNRDYATRQLADCYALLRDPRNASRYYKSVVKQDNVPVEYYYKYAQSLRGMKKYDESRKWLQTFKDSGGVVNSNDFSKDLNFITSVFNSKQQYFLDKVRFNSKYSDFGAFEQDGQVYFASSRDEGVAVKRLYGWNEQPFLDIYVAKAGTRRNVNHTAKLKGDVNSIYHDGPAVITKNGQTMYFSRNNYKDQVEVKDAKGLTNMKIFRATLRDSVWTDVEDLSINSDDFSTQHPALNKDDNKLYFASDRPGGHGGSDIYVVDINTDGTLAEPVNVGSIINTEEADGFPYINNEGTLFFSSAGHVGLGLLDIFATIKGEDEKADEVVDVINLGVPINSNKDDFSFSMNPNGITGYFASNRTGGRGDDDIYAYHRKPVLQVEGVVTDAINSKPIPNSVIQLLNSKGEKIAYMTTDENGFYQINIDRNQDYKIIASQKKYIDDYRTFTSKHIQTELTSITANLLLNPVPNVIKLAELNTIYFDFDKHYIRPDAALELDKIVDLMLNVYPEMVIRIESHTDSRGLLSYNDKLSIDRANSTYEYLVSNGVKAERITEHQGFGERRLTNGCEDGQKCEEKDHQLNRRTQFIVIKME
- a CDS encoding type IX secretion system membrane protein PorP/SprF, which produces MKFLKQNIIALALFTCTVGFAQQLPQFTQYMYNTISINPAYAGSREALSIVGLHRSQWVGFKGGPITQTLSIHTPLRNDRIGVGLSFIEDDLGPQNFSYLYADFSYSIPTGKNGKLAFGLKGGFTQFSFDTDFRLETSNLTDPLIFGSEDRWTPNIGAGVYWSTDRIYAGLSAPRILNNDINNKNDFEALERVSYYFTVGGVLDISQDFKFKPAALIKATNGAPVSYDLTANFLYKEKVWLGGSYRINEQTAAIGGIVDFQISRQLRLGYAYEKPISEIADYTTGTHEVLLIYEFKFLSSKLKSPRYF
- a CDS encoding OmpA family protein; this translates as MKLKNCYLTSILLLVSITVFAQYGMQKKADKLFNSFAFADAKEVYTKLIHKDFNADYATRQLADSYAFMRNPDSAVVYYQKAVEQENIPIEYYYNYAQALRGVKDYKGYRNLMKRYKNEGGIINEAQLTNDKDFLKSVLNAKQQYFLTDVKFNSKFSDFGAIEHDGNIYFTSARDEGVLTKHRYGWNEEPFLDIYVTEKNANDSLIDYKSKLKGNINSVFHDGPITITKDGKTIYFSRNDFNKNVLGKNDEGITNLKIYRATLIDGKWKNIEDLSINSSSYSTGHPALNSDESKLYFASDMPGGFGGSDIYYVSINNDSSLGEPINAGKIVNTNKNEKFPFLNKEDVLFFSSDGHQGLGLLDIFATVSDKDKNINNVINLGVPVNSSKDDFSFFLNENGLSGYFASNRDGGVGSDDIYAFDKTPQLKIEGAVKDGETNLPLQNAKINLLDTVGNIIAFVETDSDGHFDINIDRDTDYILQVIKDGYTEQSRNTTSTNTDKKTSKIIEDFILNKIEDDKIEPSPIIKLAPIYFDFDKATIRNQDTSELNEIIDLMNNKHPKMAIRIESFTDSRGPAKYNKGLSIKRSKSTYDYLIKNGVDKNRIISYDGYGEERLVNNCDGSIKCTEAQHQLNRRTEFIVSQME